A single genomic interval of Saccharospirillum mangrovi harbors:
- a CDS encoding ZIP family metal transporter produces MNATLPNILLVAWLSGLGAFLGALIAGLERFRENQLKREIIHGVIAFGGGILLASVAFALTPEGIKDLSALHLALVFIAGGCVFCWMDIWLSKRQGSMAQLMAMLMDYIPEAISLGAVFGYNPRLGLLLALMIGIQNVPEGFNAYRELRQNQRRLRIKAILVIFFALSFLGPLVASLGYFLLQERSSVTASIMMFAAGGILYLVFQDIAPQARMNRHWTPPLGAVLGFMVGMLCHQVLM; encoded by the coding sequence ATGAACGCGACGCTGCCTAACATCTTGCTGGTTGCCTGGCTGTCGGGTTTGGGTGCCTTTCTCGGTGCACTCATTGCCGGCCTGGAACGCTTTCGCGAAAACCAGCTCAAGCGCGAAATCATTCACGGCGTTATCGCCTTTGGTGGCGGTATTTTGTTGGCGTCGGTGGCCTTTGCGTTGACGCCGGAAGGCATCAAGGATTTAAGCGCGCTGCATCTGGCGCTGGTGTTTATTGCCGGTGGTTGTGTGTTTTGCTGGATGGATATTTGGCTGTCCAAGCGCCAGGGGTCGATGGCGCAATTGATGGCCATGTTGATGGATTACATTCCGGAAGCGATCAGCCTGGGTGCCGTTTTCGGTTACAACCCGCGCCTGGGTTTGTTGCTGGCGTTGATGATCGGTATCCAGAATGTACCGGAAGGTTTTAATGCGTATCGCGAGTTACGCCAGAACCAGCGCCGGCTGCGCATCAAGGCGATTCTGGTGATCTTTTTTGCACTCAGTTTTCTCGGCCCATTGGTCGCCAGCCTCGGCTATTTCCTGTTGCAGGAACGCTCTTCAGTAACCGCCAGCATTATGATGTTTGCCGCCGGTGGCATTCTGTATCTGGTGTTTCAGGACATCGCCCCGCAGGCGCGGATGAACCGCCATTGGACGCCGCCTTTAGGGGCGGTGTTGGGGTTTATGGTGGGGATGTTGTGTCATCAGGTTTTGATGTAG